The sequence below is a genomic window from Vigna radiata var. radiata cultivar VC1973A unplaced genomic scaffold, Vradiata_ver6 scaffold_7, whole genome shotgun sequence.
AGTATCTTTCTTTGAATTTAGCATGTTTGACTGGATGTACTGAATATTATGTGTCAAACTGTTGTTTGAATGTTCTTTTAGGTTTAGGTTTCCTTACCATGCACTGGAATTATGTTGAATTTAAGGGACCATTATGCACAATTTTTAAGTAAAAGGGGGACCAAAATGCACAACTTAAAACGAAACTGAGGACTATTACGAATTTCATTGAACTAACCCAAATGGTTCAAGTTATATTACAACAGCAACACATAATACACAAACACAACATTGCTTCCAGATTGCCCACCTAACATCAACCTAAGGGCACTCAAAACATTACAACATGAACTCAAAAGACATGAACACAACATAAATTGCACATTGGTCACCTAACATCAACCTAAACACAGCCCCAATATGATGATGTTAAGCACAATAACAACAACCCCAACTCCAACTACGAACTTCATCATTCTCTGCAACTCTTTCACAGCACTTTCCATATCAGTGGTCCTCTTGTTGCTTTGCCTCACATTTGAACCATCTCTATCATCACCGTTCTCTTCACCAAACCACTTGAAAAAGTTACATGACATCCCACTTGTAAATGCACCCTATTActcacaaaaaacacaaaaaactgtCAACATAGGAAATCAATGAAACATAAAAGTCACTTTGCTATTACAAAAACCTTATAATGACGATATGCCCAAAATTTCCTCCCAGCATTCCTTGCAGTTTTCGCAACTTTCAGTACAGCAAAATCACCACAGTAGCAAATAGGGGTTATCCCAACACCCCTCGAAACATCACCCTGTGATGAATGCGAAGCTCCTTTGGCCGTTGTCTTCGAACAAGAACAACCACTTTGTGAAGAAGCCATTcaaaactctaaaccctaaacttttGACTTTCCAAAACTCTGGAGCAAATGACCACAAACCCTAACCATTGCTTTTAAACTTGGGAACAATAACCATCAATCACCGTAACAGGATGGTTAACTTAATCACACACCAAAAATTACCCCTAAATCCTTCTCtaatccaaccctaattatatacatttccacgtcatcattatatattttttttaaaacaattaacaatgccaaATCAGCAGATGTTAGACACCTGGCACGTCTGCCGTTAATGAACTTAAcgtcgttagcaaaaaggaccactttgaacagtttttgcaaaaagtaggacttaagtgaacttttgagaaaaggagggaccactttgaacaaaccctcccaaaggagggaccaaaataggtattaaacctaaattttaaaattaaaaatatttaaataattttttatttttattttaaattaaaaataaaagtcattaaaatgtttttgtgtttaaactatattttttttataaacagaaacttNNNNNNNNNNNNNNNNNNNNNNNNNNNNNNNNNNNNNNNNNNNNNNNNNNNNNNNNNNNNNNNNNNNNNNNNNNNNNNNNNNNNNNNNNNNNNNNNNNNNNNNNNNNNNNNNNNNNNNNNNNNNNNNNNNNNNNNNNNNNNNNNNNNNNNNNNNNNNNNNNNNNNNNNNNNNNNNNNNNNNNNNNNNNNNNNNNNNNNNNNNNNNNNNNNNNNNNNNNNNNNNNNNNNNNNNNNNNNNNNNNNNNNNNNNNNNNNNNNNNNNNNNNNNNNNNNNNNNNNNNNNNNNNNNNNNNNNNNNNNNNNNNNNNNNNNNNNNNNNNNNNNNNNNNNNNNNNNNNNNNNNNNNNNNNNNNNNNNNNNNNNNNNNNNNNNNNNNNNNNNNNNNNNNNNtttttttttttttttttttatatatatatatatatatatatatatatatatatatatatatatatatataagtgtaaatacataaaataacgTTAGAGAATGATGACGGTTTCATTAAAAACATCATTTATGTTGAAGAAGTAACTACATGACAATTATTAGCCAAAATTAATCTATCGTTAAATTAC
It includes:
- the LOC106753744 gene encoding uncharacterized protein LOC106753744, which translates into the protein MASSQSGCSCSKTTAKGASHSSQGDVSRGVGITPICYCGDFAVLKVAKTARNAGRKFWAYRHYKGAFTSGMSCNFFKWFGEENGDDRDGSNVRQSNKRTTDMESAVKELQRMMKFVVGVGVVVIVGHLLVLVAEEVAHLLVLLAL